CTTGGAGCCACAGTAATGAGTAACGTAATCGTCCCTCACAGGGAATGACCAGTTTAGAAAATGTGCCACTGGAACAAACCAAGAAACAATGACTGTGTCACTGATTGGAACAAAAGTTGAATAAAATGTTTCATGAATTTCTCTGTGTTTTGGCAGAAACACGAGTTTGCAGTGGCGATGACGTGTGAAGGATGTTCGGGTGCCGTCAGCCGAATCCTCAACAGGTTGGAAGGTGAGACAAAGGCCCAGTACGTCCATATCAATATTTACCAGTTCCACTGGTTTTTCAACTGCCAAAGTCCCACTGTCGGATCTCTTTGTAAAATAATCCTTAGTGTTTATCCTGTGGTATTTCCTTTACATGTTTCTGCTCTGATATGCTTGGAAAAATGGTCAAAGTGAAAAtggaaataataattaaaaatattgtaaaaaatatgaaaccaagataaatcatttcaaaactctTGTCAGGATTAATCGGTCCTGTAACTTGTACGACTCAATCAAGAAACATGTAAGAAAGTAAACAACTGGGATTATATGTCCAGAAATAACCAATCAGATCAAAAGTCATTGTTATTAGTTGTCATATTAGTGCCTTTAAGTGTATACAATACATCTGATAAGCAAAAGTTAAGTCAATTAAATTATCCGTCATCCTTAACAACTGTTTATTGTATCATATTTAGATAATCTTTTCATTCAACAAATGTGTACAACTTAAGTGAtgcacaaaatggatggattttaatgtgcattaatttatttgtttgtttacttatttttttttcatttatctaaaaaaaaaaagtacagtctTCTTAATGTGCAAACTGCTCAGTGTTACGAACATGATTTGACAAAACGTACGTGGGTTGATTTCCGAAGATGTCAAGTTTGAAATCGACCTCCCGAATCAGCTGGTGTGGATCGAGTCGGACAAGGACGCCGACGTTCTGCTGGAGACGCTAAAGAAGTGCGGCAAACAAGTCACCTACAAGGGCACTAAATAAAAACAGGTGACTCCACCgtatgtttgaaactattatttaatgttctaatgataacatatgcacttatatgcTTTAATGTACAATTCTTGATACACAAACAATGTatgtatgtggaaaaaaaaaagggtgacactactttgtggattttcacatattgcgggtggtcttggaactaattagccgcgataaacgagggattactgtatacccAAAAACCCGACATACAGTGGCATGGTGTGTTAACTTGTTCTTTCTgctgttgcttttgtttttcaaagacAAAGATTTTGCGGTGGTGCCAAATGAAGGAACGAGCTTCAATCATGGACGTTGTAGGAGCAACTCTCATAAGTTTGTCTTTGTTGCCGACAT
The sequence above is drawn from the Syngnathus scovelli strain Florida chromosome 1, RoL_Ssco_1.2, whole genome shotgun sequence genome and encodes:
- the atox1 gene encoding copper transport protein ATOX1; its protein translation is MPKHEFAVAMTCEGCSGAVSRILNRLEDVKFEIDLPNQLVWIESDKDADVLLETLKKCGKQVTYKGTK